A region from the Candidatus Binatia bacterium genome encodes:
- a CDS encoding sulfatase, with protein MSTLAGSRLKSLCTHTGCRAILAIVVALAGAPGAHAGVERLDLLAHLAAADPLLPTREIDLGTREARRDRALASGWLLDESDGTSTYVWAEGPHAALKLRALGPAGSKLTFRAYGPPAPISMTVSIAGAALDVTEIAEGWQEYSVPVPAGALSAGTNLLDLDFVGSFEEPAGQKRTLAVALDFLRVGDGGPSTKSPAGSGATGWADDAGRLHLPAHTGISWKTRIREDASLRLRTAGGAPAATVLSVFSRSGGKTLGVPFGPKADEDGSDLLELSAPPTGDTEILLTNDNAYPIVLDHIGLERSTAASRSTDTPPSVLLVVLDALRADHVHSLGYHRETTPCIDRLADESVVFTEAFAQGPMTLVSMASLLTGTHAPTHGVRPNVLLNTDIPTVAEAIRAKGYETALITANPFLGKAFGLTRGFDDIRELFRTAAAEERGVDGVVRAELMTESTLEFLATPRTRPSFVLAHYLQPHAPYAPPRSRWGRCGSKDAGFDGRGSVLLDATEKSPEAARALRQDAVDCYDDNLLYVDGEVCRIVEQLELLDLLETTVVVLTADHGEQFLEHGAFQHPGEYLFDEQIHVPLLIRAPGKRPRRTSALVELVDLSATLVYLAGAKTLPESAGRLLPLSEDGGGAEATSVLSFGPGATWQQGGWRSSIRTKDHKLIRKTNGEIHRIFDLRNDAAEIVDLAGDPPAEAEHLREELEVLWKNAPAPRSRGATAIDADLRKQLEALGYLR; from the coding sequence GTGTCCACCTTGGCGGGCAGTCGACTCAAGAGCCTCTGTACTCACACGGGCTGCCGGGCGATTCTGGCAATCGTCGTCGCACTCGCAGGTGCGCCGGGCGCGCACGCAGGCGTCGAACGACTCGATCTCCTCGCGCACCTCGCCGCCGCCGACCCGCTTCTCCCGACCCGAGAGATCGATCTCGGAACGCGGGAAGCACGACGGGATCGCGCGCTCGCGTCGGGTTGGCTCCTGGACGAAAGCGACGGCACTTCGACCTACGTTTGGGCCGAGGGGCCTCATGCGGCGCTGAAGCTGCGGGCACTCGGCCCCGCGGGCTCAAAGCTGACCTTCCGCGCGTATGGACCGCCCGCGCCGATCTCGATGACGGTCTCAATTGCCGGTGCGGCATTGGACGTAACGGAGATCGCCGAGGGATGGCAGGAATACTCTGTGCCGGTGCCGGCCGGGGCTCTAAGCGCAGGGACGAATCTGCTCGACCTCGATTTCGTCGGGTCGTTCGAAGAGCCCGCTGGACAGAAGCGGACTCTCGCCGTCGCCCTCGACTTCCTGCGCGTGGGCGACGGTGGGCCCAGCACGAAGTCTCCTGCGGGCTCCGGCGCAACCGGCTGGGCCGACGACGCCGGCCGGCTCCATCTACCCGCCCATACCGGAATCTCTTGGAAGACGCGGATCCGAGAAGACGCCTCGCTACGCCTACGCACGGCGGGCGGGGCTCCGGCGGCGACCGTGCTCTCCGTCTTCTCCCGGTCCGGTGGGAAGACGCTGGGAGTGCCGTTCGGGCCCAAGGCCGACGAGGACGGCTCGGACTTGCTCGAGCTGTCCGCCCCTCCCACCGGAGACACCGAGATCCTGCTGACGAACGACAATGCGTACCCGATCGTTCTGGACCACATCGGGCTCGAGCGGAGCACTGCGGCCTCACGTTCGACAGACACACCGCCGTCGGTCCTCCTGGTTGTTCTCGATGCGCTGCGCGCCGACCACGTGCACAGCCTCGGCTACCACCGCGAAACGACCCCGTGCATCGACCGTCTTGCGGACGAGTCCGTGGTCTTCACCGAAGCGTTCGCTCAGGGACCGATGACCCTCGTCTCGATGGCGTCTCTCTTGACCGGTACCCATGCACCGACGCACGGCGTTCGGCCGAATGTTCTTCTGAACACCGACATCCCGACCGTGGCCGAAGCCATCCGAGCGAAGGGCTACGAGACGGCGCTCATCACCGCCAACCCGTTCTTGGGGAAGGCCTTCGGGCTCACGCGTGGCTTCGACGACATCCGTGAGCTCTTCCGCACCGCCGCTGCGGAGGAGCGTGGCGTCGATGGCGTCGTACGCGCCGAACTCATGACGGAATCCACCTTGGAGTTTCTCGCCACCCCGCGAACCCGTCCGAGCTTCGTGTTGGCCCACTACCTCCAGCCGCACGCACCGTATGCCCCGCCTCGGTCACGCTGGGGTCGGTGCGGTTCGAAGGACGCGGGGTTCGACGGTCGAGGGTCCGTTCTCTTGGACGCGACGGAGAAGAGCCCCGAGGCGGCTCGGGCCCTAAGGCAGGACGCGGTCGACTGCTACGACGACAACCTGCTCTACGTCGACGGCGAGGTCTGCCGAATCGTCGAGCAGCTCGAGCTTCTGGATCTCCTCGAAACGACCGTCGTCGTCCTGACTGCCGACCACGGGGAGCAGTTCCTCGAACACGGAGCCTTCCAACACCCGGGCGAGTATCTCTTCGACGAGCAGATTCACGTTCCGCTCCTGATTCGAGCACCCGGAAAACGACCTCGGCGGACCAGCGCGCTCGTCGAACTCGTCGACCTCAGTGCGACACTTGTCTACCTCGCAGGCGCGAAGACGCTGCCGGAAAGCGCGGGCCGCCTGCTGCCGCTCTCCGAGGACGGGGGGGGGGCTGAGGCGACGTCCGTGCTCTCTTTCGGCCCAGGCGCCACCTGGCAACAGGGCGGCTGGAGATCCTCGATCCGAACCAAGGACCATAAGCTCATCCGGAAAACGAACGGCGAGATCCACCGAATCTTCGACCTGAGGAACGACGCCGCTGAGATCGTCGACCTCGCAGGCGATCCGCCTGCGGAGGCGGAGCACTTGCGTGAAGAACTCGAAGTCCTGTGGAAGAACGCCCCCGCACCGAGGTCTCGCGGCGCGACTGCAATCGATGCCGACCTCCGCAAGCAGCTCGAGGCCCTGGGCTATCTCCGGTAG